DNA sequence from the Chryseobacterium indicum genome:
TGAATTTCATACAGCTTCACGGCGATGAAGATGAAAATTTTATTACAGAATTAAGAAAAAAATTAAATTCTGAAATCAGAATCATCAAAGTAATCCGAATCGGAAACCAAAACTCTGAGGAACTTCAAAAAACAATCAATCAATATGCGCAAACAAACGATTATATTCTTTTCGACACCGATTCAAAATTATTTGGAGGAACAGGAAAGACCTTCGACTGGAATTTATTAAACAACATTGAAATTCCCCTTCCCTATTTTTTAAGTGGCGGAATTTCAGAAGAAAATATAGAAAACATAAGCATTTTAAAACAAAAACCGTTTGCTCTGGACATCAATTCG
Encoded proteins:
- a CDS encoding phosphoribosylanthranilate isomerase; protein product: MKSTDKNLLTNKTAPKLKVCGLTQSDQIPKLISLQTDFLGFIFYEKSLRYVLKHLSLQQISAIEHSGKVGVFVNENPEKIVETAEKAKLNFIQLHGDEDENFITELRKKLNSEIRIIKVIRIGNQNSEELQKTINQYAQTNDYILFDTDSKLFGGTGKTFDWNLLNNIEIPLPYFLSGGISEENIENISILKQKPFALDINSRFETEPGVKNISQIKIFKEKLI